Proteins from a single region of Hordeum vulgare subsp. vulgare chromosome 6H, MorexV3_pseudomolecules_assembly, whole genome shotgun sequence:
- the LOC123404334 gene encoding leaf-specific thionin DB4-like isoform X1: MAPSKSIKSVVICVLILGLVLEQVQVEGKSCCKDTLARNCYNTCRFAGGSRPVCAGACRCKIISGPKCPSDYPKLNLLPESGEPDVTQYCTIGCRNSVCNNMDNVFRGQEMKFDMGLCSNACARFCNDGAVIQSVEA; this comes from the exons ATGGCACCCAGCAAGAGTATTAAGAGTGTGGTCATTTGTGTTCTCATACTGGGTTTAGTTCTGGAGCAGGTCCAGGTGGAGGGAAAAAGTTGCTGCAAGGACACGTTAGCTAGAAACTGCTACAACACTTGCCGTTTCGCGGGTGGTTCCCGTCCAGTCTGCGCAGGTGCTTGTCGTTGTAAAATCATAAGTGGTCCAAAATGCCCTAGTGACTATCCTAAACTGAATCTTCTCCCTGAATCCG GTGAACCAGATGTCACTCAGTACTGCACCATTGGATGCAGGAATTCTGTCTGTAACAATATGGACAATG TTTTCCGTGGCCAAGAAATGAAATTCGACATGGGACTCTGCAGCAACGCATGTGCCCGTTTCTGCAATGATGGTGCAGTCATTCAGTCTGTTGAAGCCTAA